The DNA segment GGCGACCGTCCCGTCGGCCTCCACCCGAATCCGGTAGCCGGCGTAGTCGAACTCGACTCGACCGACGACTTCGCGTCGAGTCCCGTCGAACGACGGTCCAAAGAGACGGTCCAGTGCGTCCGGGTCGACGAAGCGCGCGAGGGGCGGGAGTTTTAGCGGGTCCGTGTCTTCGAGTTCGGCGACCGTCTCGACCACCGATCGGCTCACCGACTCGGCCTCCGGGTCGCCGGCAGCGTCGCGGTGGTTCTCGTTCGTACGGGTGCGGTTCCGGTTCGTATCGCTATTCG comes from the Halorussus vallis genome and includes:
- a CDS encoding HalOD1 output domain-containing protein, translated to MSRSVVETVAELEDTDPLKLPPLARFVDPDALDRLFGPSFDGTRREVVGRVEFDYAGYRIRVEADGTVAVRPVAGRDG